One part of the Microtus ochrogaster isolate Prairie Vole_2 chromosome 18, MicOch1.0, whole genome shotgun sequence genome encodes these proteins:
- the Slc6a7 gene encoding sodium-dependent proline transporter — translation MKKLQGAHLRKPVTPDLLMTPSDQGDVDLDVDFAADRGNWTGKLDFLLSCIGYCVGLGNVWRFPYRAYTNGGGAFLVPYFLMLAICGIPLFFLELSLGQFSSLGPLAVWKISPLFKGAGAAMLLIVGLVAIYYNMIIAYVLFYLFASLTSNLPWEHCGNWWNTERCLEHRGPRDGNGVLPLNLSSTVSPSEEYWSRYVLHIQGSQGIGQPGEIRWNLCLCLLLAWVIVFLCILKGVKSSGKVVYFTATFPYLILLMLLVRGVTLPGAWKGIQFYLTPQFHHLLSSKVWIEAALQIFYSLGVGFGGLLTFASYNTFHQNIYRDTFIVTLGNAITSILAGFAIFSVLGYMSQELGVPVDQVAKAGPGLAFVVYPQAMTMLPLSPFWSFLFFFMLLTLGLDSQFAFLETIVTAVTDEFPYYLRPKKAVFSGLICVAMYLMGLILTTDGGMYWLVLLDDYSASFGLMVVVITTCLAVTRVYGIQRFCRDIHMMLGFKPGLYFRACWLFLSPATLLALLVYSIVKYQPSEYGSYRFPAWAELLGILMGLLSCLMIPAGMLVAVLREEGSLWERLQQASRPAIDWGPSLEENRTGMYVATLAGSQSPKPLMVHMRKYGGITSFENTAIEVDREIAEEEEESMM, via the exons ATGAAGAAGCTCCAGGGAGCTCACCTCCGCAAG CCTGTCACCCCAGACCTGCTGATGACCCCCAGTGACCAGGGTGATGTGGACTTGGATGTGGACTTTGCAGCAGACAGGGGCAACTGGACGGGCAAGCTGGACTTCTTGCTGTCTTGTATCGGCTACTGCGTGGGCTTGGGAAATGTCTGGCGGTTTCCCTACCGAGCCTACACCAATGGAGGCG GAGCCTTCCTTGTTCCCTACTTCCTCATGTTGGCCATCTGCGGcatccccctcttctttcttgaGCTCTCCCTGGGCCAGTTCTCCAGCCTGGGACCCCTGGCTGTCTGGAAAATCAGCCCCCTCTTCAAAG GTGCAGGTGCGGCCATGCTGCTCATCGTAGGCCTGGTGGCTATCTACTACAACATGATCATCGCCTATGTCCTCTTCTACCTCTTCGCCTCCCTCACCAGCAACCTGCCCTGGGAGCACTGTGGCAACTGGTGGAACACAGAGCGCTGCCTGGAGCACAGAGGCCCCAGGGATGGCAATGGGGTGCTGCCCCTTAACCTCAGCAGTACTGTCAGCCCCAGCGAGGAGTACTGGAG TCGCTATGTCCTGCAcattcagggcagccagggcatcGGGCAACCTGGGGAGATTCGCTGgaacctctgcctctgcctgctgctggcctGGGTCATCGTGTTCCTCTGTATCCTCAAAGGGGTGAAGTCCTCGGGCAAG GTGGTGTATTTCACGGCCACCTTTCCCTACCTCATCCTGCTCATGCTGTTAGTGCGAGGAGTGACCCTTCCCGGGGCCTGGAAGGGCATCCAGTTTTATCTCACACCCCAGTTCCACCACCTATTGTCTTCCAAG GTGTGGATTGAAGCTGCTCTTCAGATCTTTTACTCCCTGGGAGTGGGTTTTGGGGGTCTCCTCACCTTTGCCTCCTACAACACATTCCACCAGAACATCTACAG AGACACGTTCATTGTTACTCTGGGCAATGCCATCACCAGTATCCTGGCTGGTTTCGCTATCTTCTCGGTGCTGGGCTACATGTCTCAGGAGCTGGGTGTGCCGGTGGACCAAGTAGCCAAAGCAG GCCCTGGCCTGGCCTTTGTTGTCTACCCACAGGCCATGACTATGCTGCCCCTGTCACCTTTCTggtccttcctcttcttcttcatgcTTCTGACTCTTGGCCTGGATAGCCAG TTTGCCTTTTTAGAGACCATAGTGACCGCAGTGACTGATGAATTCCCATACTACCTGCGGCCCAAGAAGGCGGTGTTCTCAGGCCTCATCTGCGTAGCCATGTACCTGATGGGGCTGATCCTCACCACCGAT GGGGGCATGTACTGGCTGGTCCTTCTGGATGACTACAGCGCCAGCTTCGGACTCATGGTGGTGGTGATCACCACGTGCCTCGCCGTCACCCGGGTATATG GCATCCAGAGGTTCTGCCGAGACATTCACATGATGCTGGGGTTCAAGCCAGGCCTCTACTTCAGGGCTTGCTGGCTGTTTCTGTCCCCAGCCACACTCCTG GCCTTGCTGGTGTACAGCATCGTCAAGTACCAGCCCTCGGAGTACGGCAGCTATCGCTTCCCTGCCTGGGCTGAACTGCTAGGCATCCTGATGGGCCTGCTCTCCTGCCTCATGATCCCAGCTGGCATGCTGGTGGCTGTGCTTCGAGAGGAGGGCTCACTTTGGGAG CGGCTTCAGCAGGCCAGTCGGCCTGCTATAGACTGGGGCCCATCCCTGGAAGAGAACCGGACAGGAATGTATGTGGCCACGCTGGCTGGGAGCCAATCACCAAAGCCACTGATGGTGCACATGCGCAAATATGGAGGCATCACCAGCTTCGAGAATACGGCCATTGAGGTGGACCGTGAGAtcgcagaggaggaggaagagtccaTGATGTGA